Proteins found in one Ovis canadensis isolate MfBH-ARS-UI-01 breed Bighorn chromosome 20, ARS-UI_OviCan_v2, whole genome shotgun sequence genomic segment:
- the LOC138425562 gene encoding BOLA class I histocompatibility antigen, alpha chain BL3-7-like has translation MRVMGPRTLLLLLSGVLVLTEIRAGPHSLRYVYTAVSRPGLGEPRFIAVGYVDDTQFVRFDSDARDPRMEPRARWVEQEGPEYWDRETRNMKDTTQTFRVSLNNLRGYYNQSEAGSHTWQRMYGCDVGPDGRLLRGYSQYGYDGRDYIALNEDLRSWTAAETEAQITQRKWEKEGVAERFRNYVEGRCVEGLRRYLENGKDTLQRADPPKAHVTHHPISGHDVTLRCWALGFYPEEISLTWQRNGEDQLQDMELVETRPSGDGTFQKWAALVVPSGEEQRYTCHVQHEGLQEPLTLRWEPPQTSFLTSSMGIIVGLVLLVMVAVVAAAVIWRKKCSGEKRGTYTQASSNDSAQGSDVSLTVHKV, from the exons ATGCGAGTCATGGGGCCGCGAACCCTCCTGTTGCTGCTCTCGGGAGTCCTGGTCCTGACCGAGATCCGGGCGG gcccccaCTCCCTGAGGTATGTCTACACCGCCGTGTCCCGGCCGGGCCTCGGGGAGCCCCGCTTCATCGCCGTCGGCTACGTGGACGACACGCAGTTCGTGCGGTTCGACAGCGACGCCCGGGATCCGAGGATGGAGCCGCGGGCGCGGTGGGTGGAGCAGGAGGGGCCGGAGTATTGGGATCGGGAAACTCGAAACATGAAGGACACCACACAGACTTTCCGAGTGAGCCTGAACAACCTGCGCGGCTACTACAACCAGAGCGAGGCCG GGTCTCACACCTGGCAGCGGATGTACGGCTGCGACGTGGGGCCGGACGGGCGCCTCCTCCGCGGGTACAGTCAGTACGGCTACGACGGCAGAGATTACATCGCCCTGAACGAGGACCTGCGCTCCTGGACCGCGGCGGAGACAGAGGCTCAGATCACCCAGCGCAAGTGGGAGAAGGAGGGTGTTGCGGAGAGATTCAGAAACTACGTGGAGGGCCGGTGCGTGGAGGGGCTCCGCAGATACCTGGAGAACGGGAAGGACACGCTGCAGCGCGCAG ACCCTCCAAAGGCACATGTGACCCATCACCCCATCTCTGGCCATGATGTCACCCTGaggtgctgggccctgggcttcTACCCTGAGGAGATCTCACTGACCTGGCAGCGCAATGGGGAGGACCAGTTGCAGGACATGGAGCTTGTGGAGACTAGGCCTTCAGGGGATGGAACCTTCCAGAAGTGGGCAGCCCTGGTGGTGCCTTCTGGAGAGGAGCAGAGATACACGTGCCATGTGCAGCATGAGGGGCTTCAGGAGCCCCTCACCCTGAGATGGG aaCCTCCTCAGACCTCCTTCCTCACTTCCTCAATGGGCATCATTGTTGGCCTGGTTCTCCTCGTCATGGTGGCTGTGGTGGCTGCAGCTGTGATCTGGAGGAAGAAGTGCTCAg GTGAAAAAAGAGGGACCTATACCCAGGCTTCAA GCAATGACAGTGCCCAGGGTTCTGATGTGTCTCTCACGGTTCATAAAG TGTGA